The genomic segment CGCTTACTTCTGGTAAGCCGCAGTGAATAGACCCAGGCGACTGTTTATCAAAAACACATGGCTTTGCTAAATCGAAAGATGATGTATAAGGCCTGACACCTGCCCGGTGCTGGTAGGTTAAGTGGAGATGTTAGCTTCGGCGAAGCAGTTAAATGAAGCCCCAGTAAACGGCGGCCGTAACTATAACGGTCCTAAGGTAGCGAAATTCCTTGTCGGGTAAGTTCCGACCTGCACGAATGGTGTAACGATCTGGGTACTGTCTCGGCCACGAGCTCGGTGAAATTGTAGTAACGGTGAAGATGCCGTTTACCCGCAACGGGACGGAAAGACCCCGTGCACCTTTACTATAGCTTCACGTTGGTATTGGATAATTGATGTGTAGGATAGGTGGGAGATTATGAAGCGGCTTCGCTAGGAGTCGTGGAATCAACCTTGAAATACCACCCTTTAATTATTCGATGCCTAACTTGGGAACAAGGACAGCGTGTGGTGGGTAGTTTGACTGGGGTGGTCGCCTCCAAAAGAGTAACGGAGGCTTCTAAAGGTGCCCTCAGTACGCTTGGTAACCGTACGTAGAGTGTAATGGCACAAGGGCGCTTGACTGTGAGACCGACAAGTCGAGCAGGTACGAAAGTAGAGCATAGAGATCCGGTGGTTCCGCATGGAAGGGCCATCGCTCAAAGGATAAAAGGTACGCCGGGGATAACAGGCTGATCACTCCCAAGAGCTCACATCGACGGAGTGGTTTGGCACCTCGATGTCGGCTCGTCACATCCTGGGGCTGGAGAAGGTCCCAAGGGTTGGGCTGTTCGCCCATTAAAGTGGCACGCGAGCTGGGTTCAGAACGTCGCGAGACAGTTCGGTCCCTATCTGTTGTGGGCGTTAGATATTTGAGAGAACCTGTCCCTAGTACGAGAGGACCGGGATGGACACACCACTGGTGTACCTGTTGTGGCGCCAGCTGCATCGCAGGGTAGCTATGTGTGGTTGAGATAAGCGCTGAAAGCATCTAAGCACGAAACTCTTCTCAAGATGAGATATCTTTTAAGGGTCGTTAAAGACGATGACGTTGATAGGCTACAGGTGTAAAGTCAGTGATGGCAAAGCCGAGTAGTACTAATTACCCGTAAGCTTTTAATAGGAGCATTTTATTTTGAATCGGGTCTGATTACAAGACTAATTTTATTAACTATTTTCAATATGTTATGATATTAACCGTTTTCGGTGACTATTGCAATGGAGTCCACCTCTTCCCATTCCGAACAGAGAAGTTAAGCCCATTAGCGCAGATGGTACTAGAGTAAAATCTGGGAGAGTATGTCGTTGCCGGTTTTTGAAAAGCCTTTACAAAAATAATTGTAAAGGCTTTTTTTTGATGAAAACTTTTTAGCGAAAAATTCGATCGCTCTTAATTAAAGACTAAAATTGAGCCCCTTTATCGTCCCTTGAATATAAAATAGTTTCTTAAGTAAGAATTTTATCTTTGATTTTTTATCATGACATCTACAATAAATAAAGGCCTCTCTAGGATTTATTTATCATTTTAATGTTCGTATGCATGTAGAACTATAAAATAGTCTCTATTGTCTTAATAAAGCTTTAACTTGAAATAATTAACCTTTAAATCAAAGAGTGAAGGGAGAAATTAATAGTATCAGTATATTCTAATTACTTTTACCGCCAACATTACGTGTATTTTTAGGTTCCTTGGCTTTTTTGATATAAAAGAAAGTTTTGTCAATACTAGGTCTTGGATAGTTAGGTGCTGGACTTAAAGCCTGAGCTTCTTGTATTTTCCCATTTTCATCAATTAAGACATAACTCGGAACGCTTAATACCTCATAATTTTTAATTATACTATTCTCTCCTTTATAATGAGCAATATGCCATTTATAAGCTCGGTTATTTTTCATATAAGCAGCAAATTCTTTTTCACTTTCATCTAATGATATACTAATAAACTCAACATATTTACCATATTTTTCATGCAAGTCTTTCATGATTTTTAACTCCTGAATTGCCGTTTGATTCCAAGAAGCAAAGAACTGTAGATAAACATATTTTCCCTTAAAATCTGAAAGAGAGATGGTGTCTTGTTTTATAGTGATTAAATCAAAGTTTGGGGCTTCTGAATTAGGGCTTAATAAATTAATTTGATCAAGCATGTTATCAATTAACTGTTGATGCTCATTAATTGTAGAAGTTTTACGAATTTGACCTAAAATAGATATGATGTTGACAGGATCAAAACTTTTCTGATAATATGATTCATATAAATTCAATAAGGTAACCAATTCTCGTATAGAATCATTTTTAAGAAAAGGGCTATTGACTAATGCCTCATCCAACTTCTGAGCACTACTATAATTATTGATTGCATGTTTAATTTTATCATACAAACCTAAATTTGATTGGAAAAAACCATCGAAATTTTGTTTGAAAAACTCCATGTAGGCATCATTATGATAAAGAATAGGATATTGGTTAAGGTAAACCTCGAATAAATAAATCTTATTTTTCATCATACCTCTCGATAGATAGAGTTGCTCTATACCAGCTACTGAATATTTAATGTATTCATGGAAATATTTATTTTTTATTGGTCTATAGTCTTTGATTAAAACTTTTTTGAGTTCGTTAATGCTGTCTTTGTAACTGTCATCTTGTAAAATAAGTCGTTGCATTCTCAAAGAGTCCCCAAATAAAAAATCATCTATTCTATAATTTAGCTCTAATATTAATCCATTTAAGTCATCTTTTGGTAAATTATCGTAAAGTAATGATACCGTTTGTCCAGTTATTTTCTGAGCATTGAATTCAGCTGCTGGAAAATAAACACTATACTTAGGAGTTGATGGGTCAATATATAAGATCGCAGAAGTATTTCCGATTTCAATTGAGGTCTTTTTTGCTTCTTCAGTCTCTATTTGAAAAGTAGCATAACCTAAACTATCAATTTGCTGTTTGTCTAACTTTTTTGTTTTATAAGTAACAAAATCTTCAGTGGTATTAAGTAAAGCATATTTTCCTTTGTATGCAGGAGCATATAATTTAATCTTTGTTTGGGCAGTTCCCCAAAGTGTAGCCAAGCTTAATATGGTAATGAAAAATAATCGCATAAATGTTGAATAGGTAAACAATTCTTATACCAAGATTAGTCAGTGAGTTTTATCGCAGCTGGAACAAACTGACTAACGTCTCCATTGTTTCTATAGATATCCTTAACAATTGTAGATGAAATAGCACTATATTCGGGTTCTGTTAACAAGAAAAATGTTTCTACATTATTCTTTAAAAGCTTATTCATCTGAGCAATTGTAAATTCATACTCAAAGTCAGCATTAGAACGTAAACCCCTTAGAATATAATTCGCCTCTTGTTTGATGCAGAAGTCAACAGTGAGTCCGCTGTAAGTCATTACTTCAACATTGGGAACATCTGCAAAAGTCTCCTTAATCCATTGCTCACGGGTAGGATGATCAAACATTCCTTTTTTGGAAGAGTTAACTCCTATTGCAACAATGATTTTATCGAATAAGGGAGCAGCCCTTTTCACAATAGATTCATGTCCTTTAGTTATGGGATCAAAAGATCCAGGGAATACAGCTATTTTCATATTTGTTGCTTAAGAATTGATTATACTAAAAACGTGGTGAATTAGGTACGAAGATACTGTTTGAAAGTTACACCTAGAGCTTCTTTTATAACAATATATACAAAAAGAGGAATAAACTTTTTAGATATAAGCTTGATAGAAAGAATTAATAAAAGACAAGAAAAGCTTCTTATTCAAAGTATCGTTTAATGATTCTTAGTTGATGCGTATAGCTTTTAGTTTCTTCATTATAAATACCTTGATGATCTAGTAGATCTATACGTACTTGACCAGAGGCGTGAATAATCTTGTTGTCATTTAAGATAATTCCCACATGAGTAATGCGTCCTTCAGCGTTATCAAAAAAAGCTAAGTCTCCAACTTGAGCATTAGCTACAAAATTAATCGTGTCACCTTCTTCCGCTTGTTGATAGGCATCTCGAGGTAATTGATAACCACAAAGCTTATAAACCATTTGAGAAAAGCCAGAACAATCTATTCCTGCTGGAGATTTACCTCCCCATAAATACGGAGCATTATGGTATTGCATGGCAAAGCTTTCAATATTTTGAATATCTTTTTGGGCAATATTTCCTTCAAATCGATATTGCTCGTTACGAATCCTTACTTTATTACGATGGTAGTAGGGCAGGGTAGCACCAAGAGGTAAATAGAAAGTACCTTTATTGTCATGATGTAGTTTAGTTAGAGTATCGCCAACTAAATCAAATTCATTTAATGTCAATTCATCAAACTCTTGTCCAGTAATTTCAGTAAACTGCTTTCGACAAATCCATGCTTCATAAGCATCATATTGAATTCGAATTTTAATCCATTTTTCTTGTTCTTCAAGAACTGTATAATGCTCACCAAAAAGTAATTGTGTCACAATTTCAGCGCGGTCATTAGGTTCAGCTCGACAAGGGATTACAGATAATGTGCAGATACCATAAGACATAATTCTATTTTTTAAATGCATAGAAAAAGGTTAATTTTCACTTAACCTTTTTCTAATTATGCAGTCGTTTATTTTTTACGTTGAATGGCTTTTTTGGCCGAAGCAACAATATTAGCAGTGTCTAATCCATATTTAGTCATCAACTCATTAGGCGTTCCACTTTCACCAAAAGAATCGTTAACAGCAACAAACTCCATTGGCGTTGGGTGATTTGTAGCTAAAACTTGAGCAATACTTTCACCTAAACCACCAGCTATTTGATGTTCTTCAGCACTTACAACAGCTCCAGTTTTTTTAGCAGACTCTATAATGGCATTGGTATCTAATGGTTTAATCGTATGAATATTGATCACTTCAACGCTAATACCTTCAGCTTCTAATTCTTTAGCAGCTTCTAAAGACTTCCATACAAGATGTCCTGTAGCAAAAATAGTCACATCTTTTCCTTCTGTTAAAGGCAAGGCTTTTCCAATTTCAAAAGCTTGATCTTCTGGAATAAAAATAGGAACTTTTGGTCTTCCAAACCTCAAGTAAACAGGTCCATGGTGCTTTGCTATTGCAATAGTAGCTGCTTTAGTTTGATTGTAGTCACAAGGATTAATAACGGTCATTCCAGGAAGCATCTTCATCATTCCGATATCTTCTAAAACTTGGTGAGTAGCACCATCTTCTCCTAATGTTAATCCAGCATGAGAAGCACAAATTTTTACATTTTTATCAGAATAAGCAATCGACTGTCTAATTTGATCATAAACCCTACTTGTAGAAAAATTTGCAAAAGTACCAGTATAAGGTATCTTTCCTCCAATAGTCATCCCCGCTGCTATTCCCATCATATTAGCTTCCGCAATTCCTACCTGAAAGAATCTTTCTGGATGCTCATCTTTAAATTGATTCATTTTTAAAGACCCCGTTAAATCTGCGCATAAAGCAACAACATCTTTATTTGTTCTTCCAAGTTCTGTTAAGCCGTCTCCAAAGCCAGAACGGGTATCTTTGTTGCCTAATACAGGATATTCTTTCATAATTGGTGATTTAAAAAGTTATTTTTTCAGTTAGATTTGGTGATATTTTTATTTCTTTCTCAATGGTGTGTGCTGTATTCATTGATTTTTCAGATCGATATACAATTCTATATTTTCCAGGTTGTAATTTATAGCCTACAAAACTAGCTGATTCTGTTAGATTGCATACCCACTTATTTTGACCGTCTTTGATTTGAAAGATAGCACATGGGCCTGCTCCTTTGCTTATTTCAAGTGTTCCGTTTTGTGGAATCGTAATAGCAGTTGATTTACTTTGGTTTATTTTAACATCCTCTATATAGATTCGAGGTAAGGTAAGAATTTCTAGATCGTAGGTACCTACAATATAAGAGTGATCATAGTTGAGTTGCTGAACGTTTAATGTAGACATTTTCCCTTTTTCTCTTACAATACAATTAATATTGGTGAATTTAGAGTCAGATCCTTGAAGCTTTAAGGAAAGTTTTCCTTGAGGAGCAGGTATTTCTATTGTATTATGAATTCCAGCTTTAAGTTTGATGTGTTCTTTGATTTGTTCAGGAACAGTATGTACAACAACTTTGTAGGTATATAATGGGTTTAAAGATATGGTGTCTGGAACCTGTTTACGGTTGATGGTGTGCATGTAAGTATGCATAAGCCGACCGTTTCTCTCATTATAAATAGACATGGTAACATCAGTTTCCTTCGCTTCTCCTTTGGTATTTAGTAAATTGATTTGGGCAGTGGTGTTATTTAAGGCTTGACTAATTACAAAATTCAAAACACTCTCAAAAGCATCTTCTGTTTCTGCACTCATAAATTCACCAATACATTCGAATTGACTTAAATAACTTGTGTCGAGTCCTAATCCAATAATGAATGGTTGAAGTTTAATTCCTTT from the Flavobacteriales bacterium genome contains:
- a CDS encoding TlpA family protein disulfide reductase, giving the protein MRLFFITILSLATLWGTAQTKIKLYAPAYKGKYALLNTTEDFVTYKTKKLDKQQIDSLGYATFQIETEEAKKTSIEIGNTSAILYIDPSTPKYSVYFPAAEFNAQKITGQTVSLLYDNLPKDDLNGLILELNYRIDDFLFGDSLRMQRLILQDDSYKDSINELKKVLIKDYRPIKNKYFHEYIKYSVAGIEQLYLSRGMMKNKIYLFEVYLNQYPILYHNDAYMEFFKQNFDGFFQSNLGLYDKIKHAINNYSSAQKLDEALVNSPFLKNDSIRELVTLLNLYESYYQKSFDPVNIISILGQIRKTSTINEHQQLIDNMLDQINLLSPNSEAPNFDLITIKQDTISLSDFKGKYVYLQFFASWNQTAIQELKIMKDLHEKYGKYVEFISISLDESEKEFAAYMKNNRAYKWHIAHYKGENSIIKNYEVLSVPSYVLIDENGKIQEAQALSPAPNYPRPSIDKTFFYIKKAKEPKNTRNVGGKSN
- the coaD gene encoding pantetheine-phosphate adenylyltransferase, encoding MKIAVFPGSFDPITKGHESIVKRAAPLFDKIIVAIGVNSSKKGMFDHPTREQWIKETFADVPNVEVMTYSGLTVDFCIKQEANYILRGLRSNADFEYEFTIAQMNKLLKNNVETFFLLTEPEYSAISSTIVKDIYRNNGDVSQFVPAAIKLTD
- a CDS encoding C40 family peptidase, which codes for MHLKNRIMSYGICTLSVIPCRAEPNDRAEIVTQLLFGEHYTVLEEQEKWIKIRIQYDAYEAWICRKQFTEITGQEFDELTLNEFDLVGDTLTKLHHDNKGTFYLPLGATLPYYHRNKVRIRNEQYRFEGNIAQKDIQNIESFAMQYHNAPYLWGGKSPAGIDCSGFSQMVYKLCGYQLPRDAYQQAEEGDTINFVANAQVGDLAFFDNAEGRITHVGIILNDNKIIHASGQVRIDLLDHQGIYNEETKSYTHQLRIIKRYFE
- a CDS encoding transketolase family protein is translated as MKEYPVLGNKDTRSGFGDGLTELGRTNKDVVALCADLTGSLKMNQFKDEHPERFFQVGIAEANMMGIAAGMTIGGKIPYTGTFANFSTSRVYDQIRQSIAYSDKNVKICASHAGLTLGEDGATHQVLEDIGMMKMLPGMTVINPCDYNQTKAATIAIAKHHGPVYLRFGRPKVPIFIPEDQAFEIGKALPLTEGKDVTIFATGHLVWKSLEAAKELEAEGISVEVINIHTIKPLDTNAIIESAKKTGAVVSAEEHQIAGGLGESIAQVLATNHPTPMEFVAVNDSFGESGTPNELMTKYGLDTANIVASAKKAIQRKK
- a CDS encoding VWA domain-containing protein — protein: MKSFIKILTVLLLFPLGSIQLGYSQAVPTTRILFIFDGSNSMNAQWEKGTKIKVAKKLLTQTLDSLKGLDNIEVGLRMYGHQTRIIPGHQDCSDTKLEVPLASGVANITKIQSKIRGLQPKGTTPIARSLEYAAEDFPDCDNCRNVIILISDGIEACDEDPCAVSRALKAKGIKLQPFIIGLGLDTSYLSQFECIGEFMSAETEDAFESVLNFVISQALNNTTAQINLLNTKGEAKETDVTMSIYNERNGRLMHTYMHTINRKQVPDTISLNPLYTYKVVVHTVPEQIKEHIKLKAGIHNTIEIPAPQGKLSLKLQGSDSKFTNINCIVREKGKMSTLNVQQLNYDHSYIVGTYDLEILTLPRIYIEDVKINQSKSTAITIPQNGTLEISKGAGPCAIFQIKDGQNKWVCNLTESASFVGYKLQPGKYRIVYRSEKSMNTAHTIEKEIKISPNLTEKITF